One Paraburkholderia phytofirmans OLGA172 genomic window carries:
- a CDS encoding RNA-guided endonuclease InsQ/TnpB family protein, which produces MERLQAFKFELMPTGEQARKMRQFAGARRFVYNKALALQQENREAGGKFIGYVGMAKRLTEWRNGPDTPWLKDAPVHTQQHALKDLDRAFVNFFEKRADYPCFKRKGMGDSFRYPDPKQMKLDRENGRISLPKLAYIRYRNSRMVLGEVRSATVSHRAGKWYVSILTRREVEQPVPHGPVVGIDVGVARFATLSDGTFIAPLASFKKHEQRLAKYQRRMARKVKGSSNWKKAKARVQRVHARIANARSDFLHKASNEISKSHAMIAVEDLQVRNMSKSASGTADAPGRNIRAKSGLNKSILDQGWFEFRRQLEYKTAWRGGFFVAVPPQNTSRTCPSCGHISADNRRTQALFACVRCSHEANADHVGAINVLERGQRLLACGETAQSGRSKKHEPAEVTRAIAA; this is translated from the coding sequence ATGGAACGACTCCAAGCCTTCAAATTCGAGCTTATGCCGACCGGCGAGCAGGCGCGCAAGATGCGCCAGTTCGCCGGCGCACGCCGGTTTGTCTATAACAAGGCTTTGGCGTTGCAGCAGGAGAATCGCGAGGCTGGCGGGAAGTTCATCGGCTACGTCGGCATGGCGAAGCGGCTCACCGAATGGCGCAATGGCCCCGATACGCCGTGGCTGAAGGATGCTCCGGTCCATACCCAGCAGCACGCACTGAAGGATCTGGACCGCGCATTCGTCAATTTCTTCGAGAAGCGCGCCGACTACCCGTGTTTCAAGCGTAAAGGTATGGGCGATAGCTTCCGCTATCCAGACCCGAAGCAGATGAAGCTAGACCGCGAGAACGGCCGCATTTCTCTGCCGAAACTCGCGTATATCCGCTACCGCAACAGCCGTATGGTGCTCGGCGAGGTTCGCAGCGCGACGGTATCGCATCGCGCCGGCAAGTGGTACGTGTCGATCCTCACGAGGCGCGAGGTCGAACAGCCGGTTCCGCACGGCCCGGTGGTCGGCATCGACGTCGGCGTGGCCCGCTTCGCGACTCTGAGCGACGGCACATTCATCGCCCCGCTCGCCAGCTTCAAAAAGCACGAACAGCGGCTCGCGAAGTATCAGCGACGCATGGCGCGTAAGGTCAAGGGCTCGTCGAACTGGAAAAAGGCGAAGGCCCGCGTGCAGCGCGTCCATGCTCGTATCGCGAACGCCCGCTCGGACTTCCTGCACAAAGCCTCAAACGAGATCAGCAAAAGCCACGCAATGATCGCCGTCGAGGACTTGCAGGTACGCAACATGAGCAAGTCGGCAAGCGGTACGGCCGACGCGCCGGGACGCAATATCCGCGCAAAATCGGGCCTCAATAAGTCGATTCTCGACCAGGGGTGGTTCGAATTCCGCCGCCAGTTGGAGTACAAAACGGCGTGGCGCGGCGGATTCTTTGTCGCCGTCCCGCCGCAGAACACGAGCCGCACGTGCCCGTCATGCGGGCATATCTCGGCCGACAACCGTCGCACGCAGGCGCTGTTCGCGTGCGTGCGCTGCAGCCACGAAGCGAACGCCGATCACGTCGGCGCGATCAATGTTTTAGAGCGCGGACAGCGCTTGTTAGCCTGTGGAGAGACGGCGCAGTCGGGCCGCTCGAAGAAGCATGAACCCGCCGAAGTGACTCGGGCCATCGCGGCCTAA
- the tnpA gene encoding IS200/IS605 family transposase, with amino-acid sequence MSTDNDIRYGRHCVFLIHVHLVFVTKYRRGVFTKDILDDMRVVFASVCADFEAELVEFDGEDDHVHLLVNYPPKVAVSALVNSLKGVSSRMIRKKNYPSIRRKLWGGALWSPSYFAGSCGGAPIAVIRQYIEQQRTPH; translated from the coding sequence ATGAGTACTGACAACGACATTCGATACGGACGCCACTGCGTTTTCTTGATACACGTGCATTTGGTCTTTGTCACCAAGTACAGGCGTGGCGTCTTCACGAAAGATATCCTCGACGATATGCGCGTTGTGTTCGCAAGCGTGTGCGCCGACTTCGAGGCCGAGCTAGTCGAGTTCGACGGCGAGGACGACCATGTGCACCTGTTGGTGAACTATCCGCCCAAGGTCGCCGTATCGGCGCTGGTGAACAGCCTGAAGGGCGTTTCGAGCCGCATGATCCGAAAGAAGAACTACCCGAGCATCCGGCGCAAATTGTGGGGAGGTGCGCTTTGGTCGCCATCCTATTTCGCCGGTAGCTGCGGAGGCGCTCCCATTGCAGTGATCCGTCAGTACATCGAGCAACAGCGAACGCCGCACTGA